One window from the genome of Candidatus Zixiibacteriota bacterium encodes:
- a CDS encoding PorV/PorQ family protein, translated as MIKRLAMLAAAALALGGPGAGAQDGLALMKVEPGARPAGMGGAFAAMLGSADAVPYNPAAGHVAEALAVSLGHVSYWERIRLESGFLTALVRPKLSVHAAVRYASVDDLERRTAPTTEPEGRFDAQDMSLKAGAAYEATERVTVGASFGWFMEKIDQANGWAFAADLGATVRVRPDLTFGAAVTGLGSDLTLQVAGEDASRPISLPTTWRVGGAYVYDRVAGAADFVYLDDAAHGHFGVEVRAHELLQFRTGYMAGYDSKGFTAGASFVQRNVTIDYAFVPYRNDLGTTHMFNLRLTL; from the coding sequence ATGATAAAAAGACTGGCGATGCTGGCGGCGGCGGCCCTGGCGCTGGGCGGCCCGGGGGCGGGGGCGCAGGACGGGTTGGCGCTGATGAAGGTGGAACCGGGGGCGCGGCCGGCCGGGATGGGGGGGGCGTTCGCGGCCATGCTCGGGTCGGCCGATGCCGTCCCGTACAATCCCGCGGCCGGGCATGTCGCGGAGGCGCTCGCGGTGTCGCTCGGCCACGTGTCGTACTGGGAGAGGATCCGGCTGGAGAGCGGTTTCCTGACAGCCCTGGTGCGGCCGAAGTTGTCGGTGCACGCCGCGGTCCGCTACGCCTCGGTGGACGATCTCGAGCGGCGGACGGCGCCGACGACCGAGCCGGAGGGGCGGTTCGACGCGCAGGACATGTCGCTGAAAGCGGGCGCGGCGTACGAGGCGACCGAGCGGGTGACGGTCGGGGCGTCGTTCGGATGGTTCATGGAGAAGATCGACCAGGCCAACGGGTGGGCGTTCGCGGCCGATCTGGGGGCGACGGTGAGGGTGCGCCCGGATCTCACGTTCGGGGCGGCGGTGACCGGGCTGGGTTCCGACCTCACGCTGCAGGTCGCCGGAGAGGACGCCTCGCGTCCGATCAGCCTCCCGACGACCTGGCGGGTGGGCGGCGCCTACGTCTACGACCGCGTGGCGGGGGCGGCCGATTTCGTGTACCTCGACGACGCCGCCCACGGGCATTTCGGAGTCGAGGTGCGGGCGCACGAGCTGCTGCAGTTCCGGACGGGGTACATGGCGGGCTACGACAGCAAGGGTTTCACGGCGGGGGCCTCGTTCGTGCAGCGCAACGTCACGATCGACTACGCATTCGTACCATATCGGAATGATCTCGGCACGACGCATATGTTCAATCTGAGGCTTACGTTGTAG
- a CDS encoding isocitrate/isopropylmalate dehydrogenase family protein, whose protein sequence is MAKYKIAWMPGDGVGNDVMEAARIVLDRMKLDAEYPHADIGWEFWRTEANPLPDRTIKVLKECQCALFGAITSKPRDEAEQELSPSLRGKGHVYSSPIVRLRQEFNLRTNLRPCKGYAGNPLNYKEGIDLIVFRENTEDLYAGVEFHPLPDEVRAAIKKHNKSMAKFDRHAGKDIAVSLRINTREGCRNIVTDAFEYAKKCGRKSVTVVEKPNVIRETSGLMVRTAREVAKGYPGIELWETNIDAMCMWLIKNPLDYGVIVTTNLFGDIVSDLCAQLVGGLGFAASGNIGDDFAVFEPTHGSAPKYAGQYKVNPMAMLLSVKLMLDWLGETATADKLERAIAAVVKEGKVRTYDMGGSNSTLEVAEAVAAKL, encoded by the coding sequence ATGGCTAAGTACAAGATCGCCTGGATGCCGGGAGACGGCGTCGGCAATGACGTGATGGAGGCGGCGCGGATCGTCTTGGACCGGATGAAGCTCGATGCGGAATACCCGCACGCCGACATCGGGTGGGAATTCTGGCGGACGGAGGCCAACCCGCTTCCGGACCGGACGATCAAAGTGTTGAAGGAGTGTCAGTGCGCGCTGTTCGGGGCGATCACCTCCAAGCCGCGCGATGAGGCGGAGCAGGAACTGAGTCCATCGTTGAGGGGGAAGGGGCACGTGTACTCGTCGCCGATCGTGCGTCTGCGCCAGGAGTTCAACCTGCGGACCAATCTGCGACCGTGCAAGGGGTACGCCGGCAACCCGCTCAACTACAAGGAGGGGATCGATCTCATCGTGTTCCGGGAGAACACGGAAGACCTGTACGCCGGCGTGGAATTCCACCCGCTGCCGGACGAGGTGCGGGCGGCGATCAAGAAGCACAACAAGAGCATGGCGAAGTTCGACCGGCACGCCGGCAAGGATATCGCCGTGTCGCTGCGGATCAACACCCGCGAGGGGTGCCGGAACATCGTGACCGACGCTTTCGAGTACGCCAAGAAGTGCGGGCGGAAGTCGGTGACGGTGGTCGAGAAGCCGAACGTAATCCGGGAGACCTCAGGGCTGATGGTACGGACGGCGCGCGAGGTGGCCAAGGGGTACCCGGGGATCGAGCTGTGGGAAACGAATATCGACGCCATGTGCATGTGGCTGATCAAGAACCCGCTCGACTACGGGGTGATCGTCACCACGAACCTGTTCGGCGACATTGTCAGCGACCTGTGCGCGCAATTGGTCGGCGGGCTGGGGTTCGCGGCCAGCGGAAATATCGGCGATGATTTCGCGGTGTTCGAGCCGACGCACGGGTCGGCGCCGAAGTATGCGGGGCAGTACAAGGTGAACCCGATGGCGATGCTCCTGTCGGTGAAGCTGATGCTCGACTGGCTGGGCGAGACGGCGACGGCCGACAAGCTGGAGCGGGCGATCGCGGCGGTGGTCAAGGAGGGGAAAGTGCGGACGTACGACATGGGCGGGAGCAACAGCACGCTCGAGGTGGCGGAGGCGGTGGCGGCCAAACTCTAG
- a CDS encoding PorV/PorQ family protein, whose product MRNGFTRVIAALALAAAAGGAIAADGDGGYAGAHFQIPIGARPAGMGGAFVAVAEGGASPLYNPAGMAGAPKKLFATSYRAMDLDRKLGYATFLMPTRERSAVGFTWLYFGSGSVETRTSEGKPTGGELSLNSHAFSALFAKAFEEYFALGVRASYLHSTFAEMKAFSVGIDAGAMFNVTNMFDRERRAQMAVQDIRVGVVIKNLAAKYRWNSGDYYAETGSDAPGVEQEDAIPVEAALGVSARFFERRLLAAADLYKNVEQDPRFYGGAEFLVTPEFSIRSGLSAGRFTAGTGYIFKFKNQLLMIDYAFATDRVDEGSEHIFSFDVMF is encoded by the coding sequence ATGAGGAACGGGTTCACGAGAGTAATCGCGGCGCTGGCCCTGGCGGCGGCCGCGGGCGGGGCCATTGCGGCGGACGGCGACGGCGGCTACGCCGGGGCGCATTTCCAGATTCCGATCGGGGCGCGGCCGGCGGGCATGGGCGGAGCGTTCGTGGCCGTGGCCGAGGGCGGCGCCAGCCCCCTGTACAACCCGGCGGGTATGGCCGGCGCCCCGAAGAAGCTGTTCGCGACCTCCTACCGGGCGATGGACCTCGACCGCAAGCTCGGGTACGCGACCTTTCTCATGCCGACGCGGGAGCGGTCGGCGGTCGGGTTCACCTGGCTCTATTTCGGGTCGGGGAGCGTCGAGACGCGCACCTCGGAGGGAAAGCCGACGGGCGGGGAGCTGAGCCTGAACAGCCATGCGTTTTCAGCGCTCTTCGCCAAGGCGTTCGAAGAGTATTTTGCGCTGGGGGTCCGGGCCTCGTACCTGCACTCGACGTTCGCGGAGATGAAGGCGTTTTCGGTGGGGATCGACGCCGGGGCGATGTTCAATGTCACGAACATGTTCGACCGGGAGCGCCGGGCGCAGATGGCGGTCCAGGATATCCGGGTCGGAGTGGTGATCAAGAATCTCGCGGCGAAGTACCGCTGGAACTCGGGGGATTACTACGCGGAAACCGGGTCGGACGCGCCGGGGGTCGAGCAGGAGGATGCGATTCCGGTCGAGGCGGCGCTGGGGGTCTCGGCGCGGTTCTTCGAGCGGCGTCTGCTGGCGGCCGCCGATCTGTACAAGAATGTCGAGCAGGACCCGCGGTTTTACGGCGGGGCGGAGTTCCTCGTGACGCCGGAGTTCAGCATTCGGAGCGGGCTGTCGGCCGGGCGGTTCACCGCCGGGACGGGGTATATATTCAAGTTCAAGAACCAGTTGTTAATGATTGATTACGCCTTCGCCACCGACCGGGTGGACGAGGGATCGGAACACATTTTTTCGTTCGACGTGATGTTCTAG
- a CDS encoding phasin family protein, producing the protein MRLIKRYSNRRLYDTRASRTITHRELAALVRRGEALRVVDTVTGSDITAEVLGRIAFRETAAWTTARESQALFTRIIELGGERTMSILKNTVLASIGAFEVSKARAEKIVDELIKRGEVEKGDKTKAVMEILDRAEKSTAKVYGKVAAEVRKVQQEVAKYSDQAKKYKLVKTEDLRALEEKVERLTRLIEDMEARSGKS; encoded by the coding sequence ATGCGGCTCATCAAACGGTACAGCAACCGGCGCCTCTACGACACCCGCGCCAGCCGAACCATCACCCACCGCGAACTCGCCGCGCTGGTGCGCCGCGGCGAAGCGCTCCGGGTGGTCGACACCGTCACCGGCAGCGACATCACCGCCGAGGTGCTCGGCCGCATTGCCTTCCGCGAAACCGCCGCCTGGACCACGGCCCGGGAGTCCCAGGCTCTTTTCACGCGGATCATCGAACTTGGAGGTGAGAGAACCATGAGCATCCTCAAGAACACTGTCCTCGCCTCGATCGGCGCTTTTGAGGTCAGCAAGGCCCGCGCCGAAAAAATCGTCGACGAACTCATCAAGCGCGGCGAGGTCGAGAAGGGCGACAAAACCAAGGCGGTCATGGAAATCCTCGACAGGGCCGAGAAGTCGACCGCCAAGGTCTACGGCAAAGTCGCCGCCGAGGTCAGGAAAGTGCAGCAGGAAGTCGCCAAGTACAGCGACCAGGCCAAGAAGTACAAGCTGGTCAAAACCGAGGACCTCCGCGCCCTCGAGGAAAAGGTCGAGCGGCTGACGCGGCTGATCGAGGACATGGAAGCCCGGTCGGGCAAATCCTGA